The DNA window TTCCTGTTCTACTGCCTTTGTAGATCCTTGAATCTCAAGTGAAGTGATGACACAATCTGTACCAGAAAATTTATGACCAGGTCAAACTTTATTAGCTGTAAAATTCACTTTCAGTACTGACAAATGATTTTGTTTCTGTCATGCTTTAAGTATAATATACGACTTCTAGATGCCTACGTACcatatcaaaacaaaaacaatgtatatatatatatatagagagagagagagaatgaaatgCAGTCCTTGATTAAAAATTAAAGCTGTATTTAGGAGATCTCGAATCCCCAACTTTGAACTTTCACATCCCATGTTTGCTTTGAATAGGATTTCTTTAATTTGCTTGGTTAATTTTAGCTTTCCCAAAAGCAGAGCCAATGCCAACCTTGAACCAACTCTTATAatgaatgcaaataaataaataaataaataaatatatatatatatatatatatatgacaccAATCAATGAGCTTCCCACAATAGGGCAAACCATGACAGATGGCGCTTACTCATTCGTCGTGTTCTTCAGCTTCCTCATAATCTAATTGGTGAAAAATGTTGCAAGGAATCTTATCCCACTTTTCTATGATAATATAGGTTCtcttatttgatttgattttaattattttggttGTCTTCTCCATTGGATTGATTGTCcttgttttttaatttcctttttcctCTTAGTGCAATTgcacataaaaattaattaattattaaattatataatctaactatatttcttttttacaaTGAATTAAACATGCCATTCATTGAAAATTTTTACTTGCATATCCTTTTTCTGTTGTAGCACAACTTGTAAGTCCAACCCTAATCAACACAAATGATTTTCACTTCTTACAAgtccattttttaaaataaatttttctaaaaaacttAGGTTTAAGCAAATATTTTAGATTTAAAGTGTGATGagcattatttttaaaaaatttgaaacttTGAGATTACAAGTCCCAAGGCCAACTAATAACGGCATGAGGAGTTTTTGACCAATATAGcactattaataaaattatatacagGTATGACCCTCTCATTCAATTATTTACCGATATAACACTTAACGTCACTGTGAATGGCGTGACTAATGTTTTGTTATACAATCACGTCACTCTAAATGATATAACTAGTATAAAAATCTGGTGGCGTGATTATACCAACAACAATGACGCAATTGCTATTGGCGTGATTGTAAAAACCATGAACTAATCACATCAGCTGTAATGTGGAATGCTATTCTGGTAATTAATTTGACTCAAGTGTAATACCGGTGTATATTTTGTGTCAAGAGTGCTAATCTAATAAAAAACTCATGACGTGAGAAGAAGAGAGCAAAGGTGAATCAAGTAGTAAAAAGAATTAATactaattttatattattaatgaATGATTTATTGTTAATAAACCCAGCTCAAGCAAGCAAAAGAGTTAAAAAATTGGTGGGTCAACTCTGACTGAAACAGATGATATCCTAGCCATTAGATTTGATTAGGTTCGGAAATGATAGACCTCCATGTTACCTTAGTTAGGGAGAATACTTGACAAACTGTTTCATGAAGGGTAACAATTCAAATTCAAGGTATGCACAATGAAACCACCTAACTTATTGAAACTCAAAGCAACAATGCTATAATgattattttgggaaaaaagTGGTTGGTTTTagattataatttattttgcaacacaaaaaaatgttgtaattttttttaattttttttcgtaGAGTAAACTCtctctattcttttttttttcctcgatgtTTTTCATTGTTATAAATTGATAGATaagataattaaattaatttattaccgAAAAACCATCTAGCACTTAAAATAGTACAAATTGCGTGACCCATATGGCTTAAGGCCACAAATTTTTATACGAATGTCCCTATTACGAACGTACATTTTATTATATGTTGTAACGTCTGACTTTGTTGTGGCCCGCTTTGTGGGGCATATTGATTTGGACTCCATAGAAAAGTATAAAAAGGACGCCCGTAAGTGTTAGCACATACGGGTGTCCGTGTTAGAGACGATTTGATGGCTTATGTATCTCAATTATTTTGATATTACATAAATATTTGTGTGAAATATTTAAGTAAGTTAGATTTTTGGGtcctttaccaaacaaaaaatattcattaaTTAAAGACTTGAAGCTCACTTTTCAAGAGATTAATAAATATCACAATAcagaaaaaagaataaataaataaagcaaaCACCATAATGAGGGTTGGCAACTAGCAACCCCAGTTGGTAGCTCAAAGTTGTATAATTatcaattataaaaataaacattaaaaatcaaGTTAAAGTGATGGTAAAATTTGAGAACCACACAAATGAAATGAAAGGAGTTAGTTTGGTTGGTAATTGACTggattaaatatatatgtgattaaGATTTGATTTCGATGAGAAACAAAGTTCTcaatgatattttaaaaaaaaattgagaatcacaaataattcaTATGAAACTCATGTGGATCTGGAGTTCGATTATTCCtgtgaataaaaaattaaaagttaaagtAAAATTGAAAGCAATTAATATTAAGAACACTTAGAAAAAAGTAGTGAAAAAGATTAGGAGAGGTGCTTTTAATAGTAATTTACAGCGGCAGTGGCGGTGGTTAATCATCAAGGCTCTATTTTTGATGCAAGCGTGGGTATAAATCCATAACCTTAGCAATTGCGATCCTTTTCAATATGCAAAAGTTTTCCTCTGGACTTCGTGGGTTTGGCAGTGCATTAGCAGTCTCTGAGGTGAAAAGCCGGAGGGTTTTGAGCAGAACAGAGTCCGAATTCAATAAAAGTGTGTTGTCTTCTGGGTAAAAAAGGGCTTGAATGGAGGGCAGAGTACTAAAAATAGCACAGAATCTCAAATGGGTATCTTATTCTTGCCACTTTTAGTTGGGTTTCTCTCGCTTTATCTTTCTTTCGGAGGTGGGTTCTGCTAGCTCTGACTAGGGTTTTGAATGGAGTATTTATAGTACTGAAATCAATGCTTTTTGTTTAGTTAATTGGCTGCTTTTTCTTGAGACTTTCTCAAAGCTCTTCTTTGAACGTCCTTTTTCTGAGTTGAATTTGCACTGTTGAGCGGCCTTCATTTATACAATTTTGGTATTTCACGCTAGTTTAGCAGCGTTGGAAATGGTGGCAATTATCATTGTTTGGTCTCTGTTTCATGTTTTACTCTCTGGGTGCGTTTTGATTTAGTTTGTTTGCGAAACCTGTTAATTGATGTGGGTGTTTCTTATTTACGAAAGAGAGCTGAGTCCCTTGTTAGTGCCATCATTGGCTTCAACTACTTGAACTATTTCATTCTTTGTTTGGTTTGATAAAAATACTTTCGAAGTATTATTGGGTATCTTGTGATCAGAGTCTCAGAGGTAGCTGAAGCTTGTTTATGAAGTTGTGGTGAAGCATCTAGTTGGACACTTGAGtgttctctttttcttcaccCTTAATTTCTGTCTCAATTTAGGTGTtttaggtgttttttttttggattttttaagGGATGTTCTACTCTGATCGTTCAATTCCATTTACCATGGCCGtgtagaaaaattttctatCTGATTGTTCGATAGAATCCTGAGAGAAGGTACTGGATTATTGGCTTATTTTGACATTGCTGCCAAAGAAAGATGGATGTGAGTGATAAGGATAATTTGGGGCCGGAGAAGAGGAATGATTATCCAGCAAACTATCAGTCACCTAATTTGCCCTCTGACTGGCAATTCAATGGTGCTAATCTTTTAAATACATCCATGGGTTTAGTTCCTGCTGATAATCCCATGTCAGTATGCGCAGAAAATCTTATTGGACCTTCCTGTTCCTCTGCTGCAGTGCCAGATTCATTTAGGCAAACCCTTTGGGAGCATCCCACCTTCTCACAAAATCTGGGATTCTGTGACATTAACGTCCAAGTCAATGCAAACCAGTCAAATACAATGGGAACTAGAAAAGAAGGTCCTGCCATTTTTAGAAGTGGTGCTGATGGAACAATAGATATGAATTGGGACCAGCCAAGTTCAATGCTGAGAGGGGGCACTTTCCTACCAAATGCTCCTGGAATGCTCCTGCAAAGCTTGTCACAGTTTCCTGCTGATTCTGCATTTATTGAGCGTGCTgccaagttttcatgtttcaatGGTGGGAATTTTAGTGATATGGTGAACCCTTTTGGCATTCCAAATTCTATGGGTGTCTATTCTCGGGGAGGGTGTTTGATGCAAGGACCACTAGATGTTTTCTCAGGTGGGGGGTTCAAATCAGTATCTTCTATTGATCCTCAGAAGGATGAGCCAAATGCGAGTGAAGCTCTCAAGGGCACTTCTTTATCTGTCAACCACGGTACTACTGTGGGGAGTCCACTCAAGAATGATAGGCAAAGTGAAAGCCTAGTTAGATCCCATGACGAAGTAAAACAAGGTGTTGCTGGGTCAGGTAATGGTTCTGATGAAGCTGAATTCAGTGGTGAACGTGGTCAAGAGGAGCCAACAATGTTGGAGGGTGCAGCTGGAGAAGCCTCTGCCAAGGGAATCAATGCAAGGAAGAGGAAAAGAAGTTGGCAGGTGGAAAATATGTTTGGAAATTGTTTCTTGATCTTGAAACATCCTTTAGATCTTGTTATCcacttatttttgttttctttggatGGTAGGATATGGAACTTGAACAAGCCAGAGGAGtccaacaaaatcttgaaacaGCGAAGGGTGACTCCGAAATTCAACAGAAGGAAGACCAAAATCCTACTCTAACTAGCTGTAAGACTGCCGGAAAAAATGGTAAACAGGGATCTCAAGCCTCAGATCCACCTAAAGAGGACTATATTCATATCAGAGCTCGAAGAGGCCAAGCAACGAATAGCCACAGCCTTGCTGAAAGAGTAAGATTTATATGACAACTGTCGTAAAATTGGAAAATACCTTTTCTTGGCTTAAATGGGGGGGATTAATTGGTTGACTACAGGTAAGAAGGGAAAAGATAAGTGAGAGGATGAAATTTCTTCAAGACCTTGTACCTGGTTGCAGCAAGGTTAGTTTGTGAGAACTCATAGCTTACAGAGTAAAGTTTGCTGCTTATTCGGCATTGTTGGGCTTGTTCATAATTCATATTACAAGAATCAATTTGAGCATTGTAGGTCACTGGCAAGGCAGTGATGCTGGATGAAATTATTAACTATGTGCAATCACTGCAGAGGCAAGTTGAGGTACAGgactaggatttttttttctttcttctcattGAAGCATTTGTGATTCTTGACTACATTGTGCAATAGGCCATTTTGGTATCGTGCCTCCAGAATTTTTCCCCCAACCAGATTTGTGGCTCATAGGCATTAGCTGTGTAACATTTTACATATTTATCTCGACAAATAAAGCCTTTAACACCTTATGCGAGCATGGTCTTTCTCATAAAGGTTTTGCTTTAATGCAAAACTGATTAACAAAAGGGACTTACTGTTTGGTTTTCATTCTTTCCTGAATTATCGTTCAGCATGCTTAGATGCACTTTTGGATTGCTAATATTCATGCAATTAACTCTTCTCCATTTCCCAGTTTTTGTCAATGAAACTTGCAACTGTGAATCCAAGACTGGACTTCAATGTAGAAGGGCTTCTAGCCAAGGATGTAAGAGATTCTACCAGAAGATTATGATGAATTGCAAATTCACTTGATTGTTTTCTATGTGTAGCTTCTGACCTCTGGGATATGTTCTACCTGTTCAGCAGATCCTTCAGTCACGACCTGGTCCTTCTTTGACTTTACGGTGTCCTCTAGATATGCAAATGTCTTATTCTCCTCTACATCCATCTCAACCGGGGCTTATTCAATCAGCTCTCCATGGCATAGGGAGTCCTTCTGACTTACTGAGGAGAGCCATCAATTCCCATTCGACATCCATGACTGGAGCACTCAAGGATTCCACTCAGGTATTTCATTTTGCACGCTGCATTGACAAACTATATCATACCTGATTCCCATGTATGCAATAGTTTCAAATTTTAGATGactgaaaaaaattgaattaatacGATGGCTTAAAGGGATGAGTCGCAAAGCCTTTAGAACATGAAGTTATATGAATATCCTTGCAATATGCAGGTTGAAATTTAAAAGTTGGCCGATTTATGTATAGGTGGgcctatttttatattttcattgtGTTGTTGGAAAGCATCTTGATACTGGTCAAAAATTGGTATGTCTTATTTTTGTGAACTGTGAATTAATTACCTTCACGATGTAAAATGTGGATCTTTTGTTTCTTCTCAATCTTCTCGAGTTATTACTTGTTACAATTCACCTTTTCTATTTTCATACATTTGACAACAGCTATCCAATGTATGGGATGACGAGCTCCACAATGTTATCCAGATGGGCCTGGTAGCCAGTGCTCCTTCAGATAGTCAAGATGTAAATGGTATGACTAGTTGCATTTTCCTTTATCGACTCCGCCAGGTGCTGTTCTGATAACTTTCTTCTTCTGCATTTGCAGGAGATTTATCATCATCTAGCCATATAAAAGTTGAACTATGATAGTTCCTTTTGCTCTCAATCCGATACAGCATCGTTGCAGCTACCGTCATGCAGCCTACTATCATATTCATGACGTTCTCTCTTTCGGTTCTTGGGGCTACAACCATATATACATGTCCATCTTCATGCGTTAAGCACTAATTGTAAAGAGCCAGTTTTAACAGTTTGGGGTTTTTAAAATACCCCAAGCTAACTTTCTGAGTATCAAGGATTCAGCGAATGCCCAAGACAGAAAATCGCGTCTACTGATGATTCTCAGATACTTGAGTATTGAAGACTGAAGTCCTCGTGGTAAGAGATTTCTCCCTGATTCTGGAGCTGGAATGTGTAGAGTAGGATGCATTAAGATCACACATGACAGGAGATCATATATCGACGGGGCATGTAATTTACACAGAGGTCGACGGGAACCATCACAGTGGTTTTGTAATGATTATTTACTGATGGCTGATGCTTTGGTGCCTGATACCTCTCCTATAAAACTGGTGTCACAAAATTGTTATTAATGTATAACTTGTCTTAACCTCTGATGGGTAGAACCTTATTTGAAGCAACCAACTCTGTAATTGACACAATTGCAGGATTACAAAATCGGTCATGTCCTTCGTGGGGGGAATAACTTTGGGTGTAGTAGTTGAACGCCGAAACCCGACTCACAAGTTCCAATTTCGTGAAAGCACTCTTACAAAGTAGGTTGTTGCTTCCTGCCCAGATGCAACGCAGTGTCTTCGACCTCTTTAACTACTACTGCTACTTGTTCAAACTCTGGTGTGAAACGCGGAACCAAATCCAATCGAAAAACCTACATTGTcatattaatttatcaaatccataaacaacCCACAAACATTTCTTTTGAACAATCTCATAAACAGCTACAGTAAACTAGGCACCCTAAACTATGCACGCTACCTGTTCGACGAAACTCCCCAACCAAATGCTTTCTATTTGAACACAATTGTCTCCGCATATTCGAAATATGGGAGGGTCTCCGAGATGCAGGACCTCTTCGAAAGCATGCCAAAGCAAGATGGGGTGTCTTGGACCTCACTTATTTCTAGTTATTGGAGTCGTGATTCATTTGTTATGGCGGTTAAGACATAATTTGATGTTGAGGAATGGAATTGTCAATTTGAATAGGATTACATTTTCAACGATGCTCAAATTGGCATTCAGTCAAGGGCATGTCGATTTCTGTCGATAGATTCATGGGGAGATAGTGATATTTGGTTTGTGGCATATTTGTTTGTGGGCTGTCCTTCGGTGGACATGTATTCCAAAGCAGGATTAGTGTATGACGCAAAGCAAGTTTTTTACGAGATTCCAGAGAAGAATGTGGTTATGTATAATCCAATGATCGATGGGCTCTTTCGGTGTGGGATGGATGAAGATGCAGTGAGATTGTTTAGTCACATGAAAAGGAAAGATCCAATTTCATGGACGACAATGATTACAGGACTTAAAAAGAATGGTTTGGAGACAGAAACTTTTGATTTCTTTATAGAGATGCCGATGGAAGGGCTGGCTACGGATTAATTCACCTTCAGAAGTATATTGACTGCTTGTGGGGAATAAATGGCTTTGGAAGCAGGCCAGAAAGTTCATGCGTTTGCAGTTAGGACTGACCATAAGGATAATGTTTTCGTGGGCAGTGCCATTGTTGACTTGTACTGTAAATGTAGAAGCGTAAGAAATGCAGAATCAGTTGATCATTGAGTAGCCATTTCTGAATCTGACAATAACGCATATCCAAACTGGAAGGTTCTTTCAAATACAGAACATACAAGGTAATACTAGCCACGCTGTAGCAACAAAATCCAAGACGTTATTCCACACACTTTTGatcacaaataattttttttcaggtGAATATGAAGAACTTATGGATGATGAGGAGAAAATTTCATTGGTGTTCCTCTGATGTTTCGATGGATGACTCCCCTACACTTGGAAGCTTGCCCTGTGTCAGCATGTGGAGAAGTAAGCTATTTTTTTGTATCCatgctattttttttatgtaagatATCAAGGAAGTAAGCTGATAGAGACAACTTGCAACTGCAATTTTTTTGTATCCATCGTTAGGGTGAATAAGTCCATTGGCTACCAACTTTGACCTTGTTCATCATATCTCCAGTTTATGTTACTTATTTGGTCATTTCTTGTTCCAGTTTATTCACAATGCTTCCTGTTCAGGAAAGACAGCTTTCTCTTCtgattttgaagtttttttctttctatgtttttaaattttttataatttaattaattaatttaccttttctcttttgattttgAAGTTCTTTCAATTACACTGAAAAATTGGCCGTTTAAGTATAATTTTCTATGAACAGTAATCCTCGAAAGCTTGGTATTCCTTATTCTTAGTTCCAACATGTTTTTATTTGtcaatttgtttaaaaaatagTGTGAAAATATGTAACAAAACGCATAAACTTGTAGAAGTAGCGACCCAAAACTTTACCTTTGAATCAGCTTCTCTGAAAAAGATGCTTTTACAAATTCTATTCATTGAACTGTGGTTTCCTTCTAGGTGTCATTGTCAGTATTCACATAAAGATTTTGTGCTGTCCCAAGTGGAACAGAATTGGTTTGCCTAAGTTAATCCTTCTTAGAAGTTTCAGAATGGATCGCATGTTGATTGACCTATACATGCCATACTCACCCTAATAGTTTTTGTGGCTTACAAACTATGCAAAAGGATTATCTCATTTTCTCATTTTGGATGCCAGAAAACTGTTCAAACTGGAAAATACTTGGCCTAGCACATGATGTTActgttggaattatgagagaatattacgtttcttgtaattatgggttgtaaatattccctttaattactttgatttagtttcctagaattaggttgatttgattgatttagtttccctaatttagggctttcaatgtaactatataatgtacaacctcacaacatgaatatacaatacaaattattcaattcttcttggtatcggagtcttagggttttctttatcaTCACTGTTCACCGGCACTGTTCATCGGTGCTATTCAGACTGTTCACGGTACTGTTCACAAGTACTGTTCACGGGCAGTTTTCTCGGCTTTTTCTGGCAGCAcgtatctcttttgtttttcatcgGCTTCGGCAGCTCTTTATCTCAAGCGTGACTCTGTTCGGACCTGTCTCTTTTCGCACACAtctatctcaaacatatttgtgtGTATCTGTCTCTGCGCGCACCTGTCTCTCGTCGCGCGTGTCTATCAGCTTCTCTTGGCTTGTACTGCGGCAATTTACTTTTGCCGAGATGGATTATAGTCATCTTTCATCAGATTTGAGCCAGctccagtcccagattgctcagctccagtcccagattgctcaGCTACAGTCATTAGCTGTTATCGCTACAGGTACTCCTACTGCTTTCCATGGTAAGTCaggaaatcccacttggattttggattctggGGCTAACAACCACATGACTGGTGAGCTTTCCACCTTCACCTCTTCTGTTACTCCTATCAACCAATCTGTCTGTATTGCTGATGGTACTTCTCTCCCAATTCGTAGTCAGGGCAGTGCCCGTTTGTCTCCGGATATTACTCTTCCTTCTGTTTATTATGTTCCTAAATTTACATGTAATCTTCTCTCTGTCAGTCGCCTTGCCAAGCACCTGAATTGTGCTGTTGTCTTCTTATCTGACCGTTGTTTTTTACAGGACTTgacttcgaagaagattttTGGCAGGGGGTTTGAGCATGACGGCCTCTACTACTTTGGTGACCCACCTTCATCTGATGTCTCATCGTCTAGTCTTCAAGCTTCTACACTATCGGTTCTAGATCCTTCTACTTTATCTTCCTCTATTTTTTCCCTTGCTACTGTAGATTTGTGGCATGCTCGTCTAGGCCATGCGAACTTTCAATGTCTATGTTCGCTTTTTCCGCCTTTGAATAAAGcgtgcaaaaattttaaatttcattgtgagGTTTGTGAATTGTCCAAACATACACGCACTTCTTATATTCCTCGCATGCGTCGTTCTCCCGCTGCATTTGACCTTGTTCACTCTGATGTCTGGGGACCATCTCCCACTACTGCTTTTTCTCAACATCGTTATTATGttacctttattgatgactacactcgatgtacttgggtttatcttatgaaaaacaaatctgaagtctttgatcatttcactaattttcttcatatggttaaaactcaatacaatactGTTGTTCGTGCCATTCGGTCTGACAATGGCGGTGAATATCTCACCAATGAGTTTCgcactcaacttgctcaaaatggGATCCTTCAACAGCTCACGTGCCCCTACACACCTGAACAAAATGGTGTCGCGGAACGCAAGAACCGTCACATCATGTCTGTCGTTCGATGTCTTCTTCGAGGTATGAATGTCCCCAAAACTTTCTGGCACTTAGCTGTTCTTACTGCCACGTACCTTATCAATCGTACTCCGAGTCGGGCACTTCAGGGTGCAACACCCCTTCATGTCCTTCGGCCAGGTACTactctgttttctcttcttcctcgtgtgtttggttgtaccTGTTTTGTTCAAAATCGTAGTCCCTCCCGTACCAAACTTGATGATAAAGCCATTCGCTGTGTTTTTACCGGGTATTCTTCCATGTCTAAAGGTTATCGATGTTATGATCCCGTTTCTCGTTGCTTTTATCACTCTttggatgttacttttttggAGGCTATTCCTTTTTTCTCAGGAAGCCCTCTTATATCAGAACCGGCCGTGGAGCCTTCTCTCACCATCCCAGATCAATCATCACCTCCACGACCGATTTTGTTACCCGAGTCTTCCTCTCCTTCACCTTCTCCTGACTCATCATCTACTTCTAGTGCACCATCTCTCGTTCCCTTTGATCAGGTCTATACTCGGCGCCCGTCTGCTCCTGCCCCTCCGCCAACGTCTTCTCCGGAATCAGGTACTTCCCTTTCTCCTGTTTCTGTTCCTCGTTACCCCACTCGTGATCGTCATCCCCCTTCCCGTTTTG is part of the Tripterygium wilfordii isolate XIE 37 chromosome 7, ASM1340144v1, whole genome shotgun sequence genome and encodes:
- the LOC120002712 gene encoding transcription factor bHLH49-like isoform X1; translated protein: MDVSDKDNLGPEKRNDYPANYQSPNLPSDWQFNGANLLNTSMGLVPADNPMSVCAENLIGPSCSSAAVPDSFRQTLWEHPTFSQNLGFCDINVQVNANQSNTMGTRKEGPAIFRSGADGTIDMNWDQPSSMLRGGTFLPNAPGMLLQSLSQFPADSAFIERAAKFSCFNGGNFSDMVNPFGIPNSMGVYSRGGCLMQGPLDVFSGGGFKSVSSIDPQKDEPNASEALKGTSLSVNHGTTVGSPLKNDRQSESLVRSHDEVKQGVAGSGNGSDEAEFSGERGQEEPTMLEGAAGEASAKGINARKRKRSWQDMELEQARGVQQNLETAKGDSEIQQKEDQNPTLTSCKTAGKNGKQGSQASDPPKEDYIHIRARRGQATNSHSLAERVRREKISERMKFLQDLVPGCSKVTGKAVMLDEIINYVQSLQRQVEFLSMKLATVNPRLDFNVEGLLAKDQILQSRPGPSLTLRCPLDMQMSYSPLHPSQPGLIQSALHGIGSPSDLLRRAINSHSTSMTGALKDSTQLSNVWDDELHNVIQMGLVASAPSDSQDVNGDLSSSSHIKVEL
- the LOC120002712 gene encoding transcription factor bHLH49-like isoform X2, with the protein product MDVSDKDNLGPEKRNDYPANYQSPNLPSDWQFNGANLLNTSMGLVPADNPMSVCAENLIGPSCSSAAVPDSFRQTLWEHPTFSQNLGFCDINVQVNANQSNTMGTRKEGPAIFRSGADGTIDMNWDQPSSMLRGGTFLPNAPGMLLQSLSQFPADSAFIERAAKFSCFNGGNFSDMVNPFGIPNSMGVYSRGGCLMQGPLDVFSGGGFKSVSSIDPQKDEPNASEALKGTSLSVNHGTTVGSPLKNDRQSESLVRSHDEVKQGVAGSGNGSDEAEFSGERGQEEPTMLEGAAGEASAKGINARKRKRSWQDMELEQARGVQQNLETAKGDSEIQQKEDQNPTLTSCKTAGKNGKQGSQASDPPKEDYIHIRARRGQATNSHSLAERVRREKISERMKFLQDLVPGCSKVTGKAVMLDEIINYVQSLQRQVEFLSMKLATVNPRLDFNVEGLLAKDILQSRPGPSLTLRCPLDMQMSYSPLHPSQPGLIQSALHGIGSPSDLLRRAINSHSTSMTGALKDSTQLSNVWDDELHNVIQMGLVASAPSDSQDVNGDLSSSSHIKVEL